Proteins from one Amycolatopsis benzoatilytica AK 16/65 genomic window:
- a CDS encoding acyl-CoA thioesterase, with protein sequence MTFVSHVQPRWSDMDIYGHVNHANVVTLLEEARVPVLFGEAERAGLAELPKGVVVVKLGVHYRAPIVAAPGLTVRVEIELTELKASTVTLGYVVRTGPDESDAVAVTAETVLAPYDTGKLRPRRFADAESEFLKRVFADA encoded by the coding sequence GTGACATTCGTTTCCCACGTCCAGCCGCGCTGGTCGGACATGGACATCTACGGGCACGTCAACCACGCGAACGTGGTGACGCTGCTCGAAGAGGCCCGGGTCCCCGTGCTGTTCGGCGAAGCCGAGCGCGCGGGGCTCGCCGAGCTGCCGAAGGGCGTCGTGGTGGTGAAGCTCGGCGTGCACTACCGCGCGCCGATCGTCGCGGCACCCGGCCTGACGGTGCGGGTGGAGATCGAGCTCACCGAGCTGAAAGCGTCCACTGTGACGCTCGGCTACGTGGTGCGCACCGGCCCGGACGAGTCCGACGCGGTGGCGGTGACCGCGGAAACGGTGCTGGCTCCCTACGACACCGGGAAGCTCCGGCCGCGCCGGTTCGCGGACGCGGAATCGGAGTTCCTCAAGCGGGTGTTCGCCGATGCCTGA
- a CDS encoding NAD-glutamate dehydrogenase, with protein MSSTGVSSPPDVGTEAGSARRSASPEQIRDELIATAAAQAPEIADLIRLYYRHIPADEIVGDDPAALVGAVRSHLQLAAQRMPGRPAVRLLNPTTAEDGWTRDATVVQVVTDDMPYLVDSVTAEFARDGVQVQRIVHPIVVVSRGLTGELEGLHPDADPAEPPAGASAESWMLVEIDLVTDPNRARELDNRLSSVLGDVREVVEDADKMAQTACSLAETLEQHPPKLSGDQVAEGARLLRWLADGHFTFLGYRKYELVGSTETGGDEPALRAVLASGLGVLRQDSFAARSLTAGPDSSVDALAPSLLVLTQASAPSTVHRPVYPYYVGVKTFDANGKVSGEHRFLGMFTTTALHENVLDIPVVSQRVREVIHRAGFPMESFSGQRMLEVLQNWPRADLFSADTDSLYATTTGAITLSDRRRLRLFLRRDPYGRFYSCLVYLPRDRYTTRSRLAMQEVLLEELEGTQLEYSARVGETLLAQVHFVVHTDPANAIEPDTLRIQERLNTVVRSWDDRLVEAIIAERRERVGDGGPLGLMGEESVVDRGQRFGAVFPEAYKEDFTAEEALADLGKLETLADEGDLALSFYLPADAEPGERRFKLYLRGEGVTLSKVLPVLQAMGVEVVDERPYELFREDGGASWIYDFGLRVATKGLEEADAVELRERFQDAFHAAWHGEAEVDGFNALVLRAGLAWRQAAVLRAYSRYLQQARSPFSQAYIQNTVVKHTEVATKLVRLFETRCDPQLSDVDRKTHAESLTAEISAMIDEVTSLDEDRILRRLLAVINATLRTNYHVRDAEGTPRPYLAFKLDPSGVPELPEPHPKFEIFVYSPRVEGVHLRFGEVARGGLRWSDRREDFRTEILGLVKAQAVKNAVIVPVGAKGGFVVKRPPARTGDAGVDRDAQLSEGIACYRMFISGLLDLTDNRVEGQTVPAPDVVRHDADDSYLVVAADKGTAKFSDIANEVSAQYGFWLGDAFASGGSVGYDHKAMGITAKGAWESVKRHFRELGKDTQTEDFTVVGIGDMMGDVFGNGMLLSEHIRLVAAFNHMHVFLDPNPDAASSFAERRRLFDLPRSSWDDYDRSLISEGGGIYPRSAKTVPITPQVREALGLEEGVTKLAPMDLIQAILLAPVELLWNGGIGTYVKAETESQAAAGDKANDAIRVNGNQLRVRVVGEGGNLGLTQLGRIEFARSGGKINTDALDNSAGVDCSDHEVNIKILLDHLVSGGALERPRRNELLEEMTDEVGSLVLADNYRQNAVLGVSRAHAGPMVSVHARQVSALVAKGAFDRKLEALPSPSQFRALEKAGEGLTSPELATLLAHVKLDLKDELLASDLPESEVFTRRLPEYFPVPLRERFAEAISQHPLRRQIITTLITNELVDGGGISFVYRLMEEMNATATDAVRAYAVVTHVYDLPKLWAEIDALDNVVPTAVADRMVLETRRLLDRAARWFLTNRPQPLAPLAEINRFGPVVAELGPKLSELLRGRQLEAAEQEAAELVSEGVPAELARQVALLLHSYGLLDVVEVAELAEQQVGLDATHTPADTAELYYALSAHLDIDKMLTEISALERGNRWHALARLSLRDDVYGSLRAISLDALRHSDQDLSVDEQIAQWEKANASRLSRARVALDEITRSGRLDLATLSVAARQIRSTVR; from the coding sequence ATGAGCTCGACGGGAGTCTCGTCCCCGCCCGATGTCGGCACCGAAGCCGGCTCCGCCCGCCGTTCGGCCAGCCCGGAGCAGATCCGCGACGAGCTGATCGCCACCGCGGCGGCGCAGGCGCCGGAGATCGCGGACCTGATCCGCCTGTACTACCGGCACATTCCGGCCGACGAGATCGTCGGCGACGATCCGGCGGCACTCGTCGGCGCGGTGCGTTCGCACCTGCAGCTCGCCGCGCAGCGGATGCCCGGCCGTCCGGCGGTCCGGCTGCTGAACCCGACCACCGCCGAGGACGGCTGGACGCGCGACGCGACCGTCGTGCAGGTGGTCACCGACGACATGCCCTACCTGGTAGACAGCGTCACCGCGGAGTTCGCCCGCGACGGCGTGCAGGTGCAGCGCATCGTGCACCCGATCGTGGTGGTCAGCCGCGGGCTGACCGGCGAGCTGGAGGGCCTGCACCCGGACGCCGACCCGGCGGAGCCGCCGGCCGGCGCGTCCGCCGAGTCCTGGATGCTGGTCGAGATCGACCTGGTCACCGACCCGAACCGGGCGCGCGAGCTGGACAACCGGCTCTCCTCGGTCCTCGGCGACGTGCGCGAGGTGGTCGAGGACGCCGACAAGATGGCGCAGACCGCCTGCTCGCTCGCCGAAACCCTCGAACAGCACCCGCCGAAGCTGTCCGGCGACCAGGTCGCCGAGGGCGCCCGGCTGCTGCGCTGGCTCGCCGACGGCCACTTCACGTTCCTCGGCTACCGCAAATACGAACTCGTCGGCAGCACCGAGACCGGCGGCGACGAGCCCGCTCTGCGCGCGGTTCTCGCGTCCGGTCTCGGCGTGCTGCGCCAGGACAGCTTCGCCGCCCGCAGCCTCACGGCCGGGCCGGACAGCTCGGTCGACGCGCTCGCGCCGTCGCTGCTCGTGCTCACCCAGGCCAGCGCCCCGAGCACGGTGCACCGCCCGGTCTACCCGTACTACGTCGGCGTGAAGACGTTCGACGCCAACGGCAAGGTCAGCGGCGAGCACCGGTTCCTCGGCATGTTCACCACCACCGCGCTGCACGAGAACGTGCTCGACATCCCGGTGGTCAGCCAGCGGGTGCGCGAGGTGATCCACCGCGCCGGCTTCCCGATGGAGTCCTTCTCCGGCCAGCGGATGCTGGAAGTCCTGCAGAACTGGCCGCGCGCCGACCTGTTCTCCGCGGACACCGATTCGCTGTACGCCACCACCACCGGCGCGATCACGCTGTCGGACCGCCGCCGGCTGCGGCTGTTCCTGCGCCGGGACCCGTACGGCCGCTTCTACTCCTGCCTGGTCTACCTGCCGCGCGACCGCTACACCACGCGTTCGCGGCTGGCGATGCAGGAAGTACTGCTCGAAGAACTCGAAGGCACGCAGCTGGAATACAGCGCGCGGGTCGGCGAAACCCTGCTGGCGCAGGTGCATTTCGTGGTGCACACCGACCCGGCGAACGCGATCGAACCGGACACGCTGCGGATCCAGGAGCGGCTCAACACCGTCGTGCGCAGCTGGGACGACCGGCTGGTGGAGGCGATCATCGCCGAGCGCCGCGAACGCGTCGGCGACGGCGGACCGCTCGGCCTGATGGGCGAGGAGTCCGTGGTGGACCGCGGGCAGCGGTTCGGCGCGGTGTTCCCCGAGGCGTACAAGGAAGATTTCACCGCCGAGGAAGCGCTCGCCGACCTCGGCAAGCTGGAAACCCTGGCGGATGAAGGCGATCTGGCGCTGTCGTTCTACCTGCCCGCCGACGCCGAACCGGGCGAGCGGCGGTTCAAGCTCTACCTGCGCGGCGAGGGCGTCACCCTGTCGAAGGTGCTGCCGGTGCTGCAGGCGATGGGCGTCGAGGTGGTGGACGAGCGGCCGTATGAGCTGTTCCGCGAGGACGGCGGGGCCAGCTGGATCTACGACTTCGGACTGCGCGTCGCGACGAAGGGCCTGGAAGAGGCCGACGCGGTCGAGCTGCGCGAACGGTTCCAGGACGCGTTCCACGCCGCGTGGCACGGCGAAGCGGAGGTCGACGGCTTCAACGCGCTGGTTCTGCGCGCCGGGCTGGCCTGGCGCCAGGCCGCGGTGCTGCGGGCCTACTCGCGCTACCTGCAGCAGGCGCGCAGCCCGTTCTCCCAGGCATACATCCAGAACACGGTTGTCAAGCACACCGAGGTCGCGACGAAGCTGGTGCGGCTCTTCGAAACCCGCTGCGACCCGCAACTGTCCGATGTGGACCGCAAGACGCACGCGGAATCGCTGACCGCGGAGATCTCCGCGATGATCGACGAGGTCACCAGCCTGGACGAGGACCGGATCCTGCGCCGGCTGCTCGCGGTCATCAACGCGACCCTGCGCACGAACTACCACGTGCGCGACGCGGAGGGGACCCCGCGGCCGTACCTGGCGTTCAAGCTCGACCCGAGCGGCGTGCCGGAGCTGCCCGAGCCGCACCCGAAGTTCGAGATCTTCGTGTACTCGCCGCGCGTGGAGGGCGTGCACCTGCGGTTCGGCGAGGTCGCTCGCGGCGGCCTGCGCTGGTCGGACCGGCGCGAGGACTTCCGCACCGAGATCCTGGGCCTGGTCAAGGCGCAGGCGGTGAAGAACGCGGTGATCGTGCCGGTCGGCGCCAAGGGCGGCTTCGTGGTGAAGCGGCCGCCGGCCCGCACCGGCGACGCCGGCGTGGACCGCGACGCGCAGCTCTCCGAAGGCATTGCCTGCTACCGGATGTTCATCTCCGGCCTGCTGGACCTCACCGACAACCGGGTCGAGGGCCAGACCGTGCCCGCGCCGGACGTGGTGCGCCACGACGCCGACGACAGCTATCTCGTCGTCGCCGCGGACAAGGGCACCGCGAAGTTCTCCGACATCGCCAACGAAGTCTCCGCGCAGTACGGCTTCTGGCTCGGCGACGCGTTCGCCTCCGGCGGTTCGGTCGGCTACGACCACAAGGCGATGGGCATCACCGCCAAGGGCGCGTGGGAAAGCGTGAAGCGGCACTTCCGCGAGCTGGGCAAGGACACCCAGACCGAGGACTTCACCGTCGTCGGCATCGGCGACATGATGGGCGACGTCTTCGGCAACGGGATGCTGCTGTCCGAGCACATCCGGCTGGTGGCCGCGTTCAACCACATGCACGTGTTCCTGGACCCGAACCCGGACGCGGCGAGTTCCTTCGCCGAGCGCCGCCGGTTGTTCGACCTGCCGCGCAGCTCCTGGGACGACTACGACCGTTCGCTGATCAGCGAGGGCGGCGGGATCTATCCGCGCTCGGCCAAGACCGTCCCGATCACCCCGCAGGTGCGCGAGGCGCTCGGCCTTGAAGAGGGCGTCACCAAGCTCGCGCCGATGGACCTGATCCAGGCGATTCTGCTGGCTCCGGTCGAGCTGCTGTGGAACGGCGGCATCGGCACCTACGTGAAGGCGGAGACCGAGAGCCAGGCCGCCGCGGGCGACAAGGCCAACGACGCCATCCGCGTCAACGGCAACCAGCTGCGCGTGCGGGTGGTCGGCGAGGGCGGCAACCTGGGCCTGACCCAGCTCGGCCGGATCGAGTTCGCCCGCTCCGGCGGCAAGATCAACACCGACGCGCTGGACAACTCGGCCGGCGTCGACTGCTCCGACCACGAGGTCAACATCAAGATCCTGCTCGACCACCTGGTGTCCGGCGGCGCTCTGGAGCGCCCGCGGCGCAACGAGCTGCTCGAGGAGATGACCGACGAGGTCGGCTCCCTGGTGCTGGCGGACAACTACCGGCAGAACGCGGTGCTCGGCGTCAGCCGGGCGCACGCCGGGCCGATGGTGTCGGTGCACGCGCGGCAGGTGTCCGCGCTGGTCGCGAAGGGCGCGTTCGACCGCAAGCTGGAGGCGCTGCCCAGCCCGTCGCAGTTCCGCGCGCTGGAGAAGGCAGGCGAGGGCCTCACCTCGCCGGAGCTGGCGACGCTGCTCGCGCACGTGAAGCTCGACCTCAAGGACGAGCTGCTGGCCTCCGACCTGCCCGAGTCCGAGGTGTTCACGCGCCGGCTGCCGGAGTACTTCCCGGTCCCGCTGCGGGAGCGCTTCGCCGAGGCGATCAGCCAGCACCCGCTGCGCCGGCAGATCATCACCACGCTGATCACCAACGAGCTGGTCGACGGCGGCGGCATCTCGTTCGTCTACCGCCTCATGGAGGAGATGAACGCGACCGCCACCGACGCGGTGCGCGCGTACGCGGTGGTCACGCACGTCTACGACCTGCCGAAGCTGTGGGCCGAGATCGACGCGCTGGACAACGTCGTGCCGACCGCGGTCGCGGACCGGATGGTGCTGGAGACGCGGCGGCTGCTCGACCGGGCGGCGCGCTGGTTCCTCACCAACCGCCCGCAACCGCTCGCGCCGCTGGCCGAGATCAACCGGTTCGGCCCGGTGGTCGCGGAACTCGGCCCGAAGCTGAGCGAACTGCTGCGCGGCCGTCAGCTGGAGGCCGCCGAGCAGGAAGCGGCCGAGCTGGTCTCCGAAGGCGTCCCGGCCGAACTCGCCCGCCAGGTGGCGCTGCTGCTGCACAGCTACGGCCTGCTCGACGTGGTCGAGGTGGCGGAGCTGGCCGAGCAGCAGGTCGGGCTGGACGCGACGCACACTCCGGCGGACACCGCGGAGCTGTACTACGCGTTGTCGGCGCACCTGGACATCGACAAGATGCTCACCGAGATCAGCGCGCTGGAGCGCGGCAACCGCTGGCACGCCCTCGCGCGGCTCTCGCTGCGGGACGACGTGTACGGTTCGCTGCGCGCGATCTCGCTCGACGCCTTGCGGCACAGCGACCAGGACCTGTCCGTGGACGAGCAGATCGCGCAATGGGAGAAGGCCAACGCGTCGCGGCTTTCGCGGGCGCGCGTGGCGCTGGACGAGATCACCCGCTCCGGGCGGCTCGACCTCGCGACGCTGTCCGTGGCCGCCCGGCAGATCCGGAGCACGGTTCGGTGA
- the ettA gene encoding energy-dependent translational throttle protein EttA codes for MAEFIYTMKKVRKTVGDKVILDDVSTAFYPGAKIGVVGPNGAGKSTVLKIMAGIEQASNGEAFLQPGATVGILMQEPELDESKTVRQNVEDGLGETKRKLDRYNEIAEQMATDYSDALMEEMGQLQEELDHADAWELDATVEQAMDALRCPPADEPVTHLSGGERRRVALCKLLLSAPDLLLLDEPTNHLDAESVLWLEQFLSNYKGAVLAVTHDRYFLDNVAQWIMELDRGRVVGYEGNYSTYLEKKRERLEVQGKKDAKLAKRLKTELEWVRSNAKARQTKSRSRLDRYEEMAAEADKHRKLDFEEIQIPPGPRLGSVVVEVEKLRKGFDDRLLIDGLSFDLPRNGIVGVIGPNGVGKTTLFKTIVGLEEPDGGTVKIGETVKLSYVDQSRGGIDPKKTVWEVVSDKLDYIHVGQVEMPSRAYVSAFGFKGPDQQKPAGVLSGGERNRLNLALTLKEGGNLILLDEPTNDLDVETLGSLENALEQFPGCAVVISHDRWFLDRVATHILAWEGTDEDPAKWFWFEGNFEGYEKNKVERLGAEAARPHRVTHRKLKRD; via the coding sequence ATGGCCGAGTTCATCTACACCATGAAGAAGGTGCGCAAGACCGTCGGGGACAAGGTGATCCTCGACGACGTGAGCACCGCGTTCTACCCGGGCGCCAAGATCGGCGTCGTGGGCCCGAACGGCGCCGGCAAGTCGACCGTTCTCAAGATCATGGCGGGGATCGAGCAGGCCAGCAACGGCGAGGCGTTCCTGCAGCCGGGCGCGACGGTCGGCATCCTCATGCAGGAGCCGGAGCTGGACGAGAGCAAGACGGTCCGGCAGAACGTCGAGGACGGTCTCGGCGAGACCAAGCGGAAGCTCGACCGCTACAACGAGATCGCCGAGCAGATGGCGACCGACTACAGCGACGCGCTGATGGAGGAGATGGGCCAGCTCCAGGAGGAGCTCGACCACGCGGACGCCTGGGAGCTCGACGCGACTGTCGAGCAGGCCATGGACGCGCTGCGCTGCCCGCCCGCGGACGAGCCGGTCACCCACCTCTCCGGAGGCGAGCGGCGCCGGGTCGCGCTGTGCAAGCTGCTGCTGTCGGCCCCCGACCTGCTGCTGCTCGACGAGCCCACCAACCACCTGGACGCGGAGAGCGTGCTGTGGCTGGAGCAGTTCCTGTCCAACTACAAGGGCGCCGTGCTGGCCGTGACCCACGACCGGTACTTCCTGGACAACGTCGCGCAGTGGATCATGGAGCTCGACCGCGGCCGCGTCGTCGGCTACGAGGGCAACTACTCCACCTACCTGGAGAAGAAGCGCGAGCGGCTCGAGGTCCAGGGCAAGAAGGACGCCAAGCTGGCCAAACGGCTCAAGACCGAGCTGGAGTGGGTGCGGTCCAACGCCAAGGCCCGCCAGACCAAGTCCCGCTCGCGGCTCGACCGCTACGAGGAGATGGCCGCGGAGGCGGACAAGCACCGCAAGCTCGACTTCGAAGAGATCCAGATCCCGCCGGGCCCGCGCCTGGGCAGCGTCGTGGTCGAGGTCGAGAAGCTGCGCAAGGGCTTCGACGACCGCCTCCTGATCGACGGGCTCTCCTTCGATCTGCCGCGCAACGGCATCGTCGGCGTGATCGGCCCGAACGGCGTCGGCAAGACCACGCTGTTCAAGACCATCGTCGGGCTGGAGGAGCCGGACGGCGGCACGGTCAAGATCGGCGAGACGGTCAAACTGTCCTATGTGGACCAGAGCCGGGGCGGGATCGACCCGAAGAAGACCGTCTGGGAGGTCGTCTCGGACAAGCTCGACTACATCCACGTCGGGCAGGTCGAAATGCCTTCCCGCGCTTACGTGAGCGCGTTCGGCTTCAAGGGCCCGGACCAGCAGAAGCCGGCCGGCGTGCTGTCCGGCGGCGAGCGCAACCGGCTCAACCTGGCGCTCACCCTGAAAGAGGGCGGGAACCTGATCCTGCTGGACGAGCCGACGAACGACCTGGACGTCGAGACTCTGGGCTCGCTGGAAAACGCGCTCGAGCAGTTCCCCGGCTGCGCGGTCGTGATCTCCCACGACCGGTGGTTCCTCGACCGGGTCGCGACGCACATCCTCGCCTGGGAAGGCACCGACGAGGATCCGGCGAAGTGGTTCTGGTTCGAAGGCAACTTCGAGGGCTACGAGAAGAACAAGGTCGAGCGCCTCGGCGCCGAAGCGGCTCGTCCGCACCGGGTCACCCACCGCAAGCTGAAGCGCGACTGA
- a CDS encoding cytochrome c oxidase assembly protein, with the protein MSSEPVTKPAGRRTSVLPLLSVGVVLAAVVAVGLVALTGGAGYVIAGLPDPGLVTRYGVTVVRVLAEAASVVCVGSLLLAAFLVPPQKSGTLAPDGYAAVRTAGIAAWVWFGAAILSVAFTAADSAGKPFGEVLSPDALLSLIDAIEQPKAWLWTALIAILLALGCRLVLSWGWTAVLFFVSVAGLIPVAVTGHSASGGSHDLATNSLLFHLVAAALWVGGLFALLALGWRRGKNLRLAAQRFSKLALVCWVVMAISGIVNALVRINLGDLFTTDYGLLVVAKIVALLLLGVFGQQQRSRGVTGLVEGKGGGQLLRLAAVEVLIMFVTIGIASGLARTPPPADAATQPGTVELLIGYDLQGPPTFWRLLTDWRFDLVYGTLAIVLAGLYLLGVRRLRKRGDSWPVGRLVSWLAGCVVILLATSSGIGRYAPAMFSVHMGNHMLLSMVAPVLLVLGGPVTLALRALPVAGRDAPPGPREWLLAAVHSPVSRFLTNPIVALLLFVGSFYALYFSGLFDNALNYHWAHLAMNAHFLLVGYVFYWPVIGVDPAPRRLPPIGKLAMMFGAMPFHAFFGVILMNMQTVIGREFYTSLKLPWVGDLLTDQRLGGGIAWASGEVPVLLVLIALLVQWARQDEREAKRRDRREENTGGEELAAYNAMLKNLAEGKRAE; encoded by the coding sequence GTGAGCTCGGAACCTGTGACGAAACCCGCCGGACGCCGCACGAGTGTGCTTCCGCTGCTGTCGGTCGGCGTCGTGCTCGCCGCGGTGGTCGCGGTCGGGCTCGTCGCACTTACTGGCGGCGCGGGTTACGTCATCGCCGGTCTGCCCGACCCCGGGCTCGTCACGCGCTACGGCGTCACGGTCGTCCGCGTACTCGCCGAAGCCGCGTCGGTGGTCTGCGTCGGCTCCTTGCTGCTGGCTGCTTTCCTCGTCCCGCCGCAGAAATCCGGCACGCTGGCCCCCGACGGCTACGCGGCCGTCCGGACCGCTGGGATCGCCGCGTGGGTGTGGTTCGGCGCCGCGATCCTGTCGGTCGCCTTCACCGCCGCGGACAGTGCGGGCAAGCCGTTCGGCGAGGTGCTGTCCCCGGACGCGCTGCTCAGCCTCATCGACGCGATCGAGCAGCCCAAGGCGTGGCTGTGGACCGCGCTGATCGCGATCCTGCTCGCCCTCGGCTGCCGCCTGGTGCTCAGCTGGGGCTGGACCGCGGTGCTGTTCTTCGTATCCGTGGCCGGCCTGATCCCGGTCGCGGTCACCGGCCACTCGGCCAGCGGCGGTTCGCACGACCTCGCCACCAACAGCCTGCTGTTCCACCTGGTCGCCGCCGCGCTGTGGGTCGGCGGGCTGTTCGCCCTGCTCGCCCTCGGCTGGCGGCGCGGCAAGAACCTCCGCCTCGCCGCGCAGCGGTTCTCCAAGCTCGCGCTGGTCTGCTGGGTCGTGATGGCGATCTCCGGCATCGTCAACGCACTGGTGCGGATCAACCTCGGCGACCTGTTCACCACCGACTACGGCCTGCTCGTCGTCGCCAAGATCGTCGCGCTGCTGCTGCTCGGAGTCTTCGGTCAGCAGCAGCGCAGCCGCGGCGTCACCGGCCTGGTCGAGGGCAAGGGCGGCGGCCAGCTGCTCCGGCTCGCCGCGGTCGAAGTGCTGATCATGTTCGTCACCATCGGCATCGCGTCCGGCCTGGCCCGCACGCCGCCGCCGGCGGACGCGGCCACCCAGCCCGGCACGGTCGAACTCCTCATCGGCTACGACCTGCAGGGCCCGCCCACGTTCTGGCGGCTGCTCACCGACTGGCGCTTCGACCTCGTCTACGGGACCCTCGCGATCGTCCTCGCCGGGCTGTACCTGCTCGGCGTGCGGCGGCTGCGCAAGCGCGGCGACTCCTGGCCGGTCGGCCGGCTCGTGTCGTGGCTGGCCGGCTGCGTGGTGATCCTGCTGGCCACGTCCTCGGGCATCGGACGGTACGCGCCCGCGATGTTCAGCGTGCACATGGGCAATCACATGCTCCTGTCCATGGTCGCGCCGGTGCTGCTGGTGCTCGGCGGCCCGGTCACGCTCGCCCTGCGCGCGCTGCCGGTGGCCGGTCGCGACGCGCCTCCCGGACCGCGCGAGTGGCTGCTGGCCGCCGTGCACTCGCCGGTGTCGCGGTTCCTGACCAATCCGATCGTCGCGCTGCTGCTGTTCGTCGGCTCGTTCTACGCGCTGTACTTCTCCGGGCTGTTCGACAACGCGCTCAACTACCACTGGGCGCACCTGGCGATGAACGCGCACTTCCTGCTCGTCGGCTACGTCTTCTACTGGCCGGTGATCGGCGTCGACCCCGCGCCGCGGCGGCTGCCGCCGATCGGCAAGCTCGCGATGATGTTCGGCGCGATGCCGTTCCACGCGTTCTTCGGCGTGATCCTGATGAACATGCAGACGGTGATCGGCCGCGAGTTCTACACGTCGCTGAAGCTGCCGTGGGTCGGCGACCTGCTCACCGACCAGCGGCTCGGCGGCGGCATCGCCTGGGCGTCCGGCGAGGTGCCGGTGCTGCTCGTGCTGATCGCGCTGCTGGTGCAGTGGGCGCGCCAGGACGAGCGCGAGGCGAAGCGGCGAGACCGGCGCGAGGAGAACACCGGCGGCGAGGAACTGGCTGCTTACAACGCCATGCTGAAGAACCTCGCCGAGGGCAAACGGGCCGAGTGA
- a CDS encoding LacI family DNA-binding transcriptional regulator produces the protein MTSSRRRRPTLDDVARAVGVSRATVSNAYNRPDQLSAQLREQILRVAGELGYPGPNPTARSLATSRTGAIAFLLDSSLSAAFSDPALSITLDALAKTVEPTGNALLLLPGREGQDGPPAAQVLAAQADVAVAYSLSDGTPALEAVQARGLPLVVIDQPALPDVARVGCDDRGGAAAAARHLVELGHRRFGILAAPRLSGTEPTSAFHGTRERLAGYLSTLSAAGVTDITITAAPWLSASTARASAAELLAAVPRPTALLCMSDQLAFAAIAAAHRLGLRVPQDVSIVGFDDTPQAAWSEPPLTTVRQDLAGKGRAAGSLILSALAGEVPGGPLSLPVSLIVRESASAI, from the coding sequence GTGACCAGCAGCCGGCGGCGCCGCCCGACGCTCGACGACGTCGCGCGCGCGGTCGGAGTGTCGCGCGCCACTGTGTCCAACGCGTACAACCGCCCCGACCAGCTGTCGGCGCAGCTGCGAGAGCAAATTCTGCGCGTGGCGGGTGAACTCGGTTACCCCGGGCCGAACCCGACCGCCCGCAGCCTCGCCACGAGCCGTACCGGAGCGATCGCGTTCCTGCTCGATTCGTCGCTGTCGGCGGCGTTCTCCGACCCCGCCCTGTCGATCACTCTGGACGCGCTGGCGAAGACCGTCGAACCGACCGGAAACGCACTGCTGTTGCTGCCCGGCCGCGAGGGCCAGGACGGCCCGCCGGCCGCGCAAGTCCTGGCGGCGCAGGCGGATGTCGCGGTCGCGTACTCGCTGTCGGACGGCACTCCCGCGCTGGAAGCCGTGCAGGCACGGGGATTGCCGCTGGTGGTCATCGACCAGCCGGCGCTGCCGGACGTGGCGAGAGTCGGCTGCGACGACCGCGGGGGCGCCGCCGCGGCCGCACGGCACCTGGTCGAACTGGGACACCGGCGGTTCGGGATCCTGGCCGCGCCGCGACTTTCCGGCACCGAGCCGACCAGCGCCTTCCATGGCACCCGGGAACGCTTGGCCGGCTACCTGTCGACGCTGTCCGCGGCCGGGGTCACCGACATCACGATCACCGCGGCGCCGTGGCTGTCGGCTTCGACCGCACGGGCGAGTGCCGCGGAACTGCTCGCCGCCGTTCCGCGTCCGACTGCCTTGCTGTGCATGTCCGACCAACTGGCGTTCGCGGCCATCGCCGCAGCTCACCGGCTTGGGCTGCGGGTTCCGCAGGACGTTTCGATCGTCGGTTTCGACGACACCCCACAGGCCGCGTGGTCTGAACCACCGCTCACGACGGTGCGGCAGGACCTGGCGGGCAAGGGCCGGGCCGCCGGATCGCTGATCCTCTCGGCACTGGCCGGGGAGGTCCCCGGCGGCCCGCTGTCGCTGCCGGTTTCGCTGATAGTCCGGGAAAGCGCGAGCGCGATTTAG
- a CDS encoding peptidase inhibitor family I36 protein, giving the protein MAGALTLAAAGLLGGSGLAQATPTADDDAAVSAAGAPAPAPASSAGAVPAAAVRAAPATEDPVCTAGEFCLWDGETYSGTAQSYDLRTVNPGDCIPLPEGFQAHSFVNRMTRDVTIYQGTDCSTEGDFITYPGGGTYVPQSPFAVRALKVWE; this is encoded by the coding sequence GTGGCCGGTGCGCTGACACTGGCCGCCGCCGGGTTGCTCGGCGGTTCCGGCCTGGCACAAGCAACTCCGACTGCCGACGACGACGCTGCTGTTTCTGCCGCCGGCGCGCCTGCCCCCGCGCCAGCCTCTTCGGCTGGCGCGGTGCCCGCGGCCGCCGTCCGGGCAGCTCCCGCAACCGAAGATCCGGTGTGCACCGCGGGAGAGTTCTGCCTGTGGGACGGAGAAACGTATTCCGGCACCGCCCAGAGCTACGATCTCCGCACCGTCAATCCGGGTGATTGCATTCCCCTGCCCGAGGGATTCCAGGCGCATTCCTTCGTCAACCGGATGACCCGCGACGTCACGATCTACCAGGGAACGGACTGTTCCACCGAGGGAGATTTCATCACCTACCCAGGCGGTGGCACGTACGTTCCGCAGTCCCCGTTCGCAGTCCGAGCCCTGAAAGTGTGGGAGTAA